One stretch of Rhipicephalus sanguineus isolate Rsan-2018 chromosome 10, BIME_Rsan_1.4, whole genome shotgun sequence DNA includes these proteins:
- the LOC119372039 gene encoding ectopic P granules protein 5 homolog isoform X1, which produces MEEAVSSRKKTSATKSRGREDHPASEVGDSEDGAVSRRNEEVCDNDSESPPPLASKVAHSTACQDGTALLPKRSRAANRGETFDDNRREEMEVEPQSTEAASAVVSAPQVAPSTPVYAPTEVRSSGSCPTETKESETTEMGPAVPQEMPSALAGKSGVGCNYRNEVGTSDPTGTPSAPPNFPTDTYDDLPSAPPTFSLVTCDDPPSAPPTFPVNACHDLPSAPPTFPVDTCNDPSSAPPTFPVNTCHGPPSAPPTFPLDTCEDPPSAPPTFPADTHNDLCGFLAIYDGAPTSQTQVSSCQVTTVLSPMACGYDVLGRSNDVGRHYPEISGIFDNRTRARPLSEDQVLRLYGGAWLNGRKGMVADFVTLNQEKNLNRHSLYVLLANYLRSRELLSETTSLLEKLREEMAHCESNVWDMVSASVTGSGSCGDNKQFSGTHRFNQAQYNGAVASRLASCSQQMHALLREKHVVCMHNVSTIRVQIDYHIQLVVDGASLGGMQSSTPVTFKMHPKPNCDVSELMSCISVLFLFLRKGAKDKAFVDEVQSWLQMLSNLLLRVASLADHFFLLNHVLSCPPGIHKWAVSLVQVPNPLLSPEDSDCNQMLDYALTVLATILSPVKAFKEYLQSLQKNELASALSCRESDVVALLNQVPFIDILNLLHAATWTSEQHVLEVIAVASQVISILHTGLYTYSGPRYKHLSKKIARLISLAMHSVADLWKSFQPMHDKIDPAHLAHLQVEYDQLFLRAVNGIYHSQGTGAWQFMVGLPYASISAAATWQVLWLLHKSHEKDPHEICLSPLEICHELRRRNQRLSFNERLSQVPHSEIFFLMTALVDMADSPALAYIVAVDVFEVTYLNINLRSSLAKDGRDLLSALALKQPFVVSVLLDAIENHMLILGAMSCYLMDAMPLELWHPDKEDLDIVAHFLLCYPLDSPQSLLARMLIDALNYGKNEQGQLYLERSLHQFVGVLLLESYKKFCSDSVHKQARYLPFVEAGTCKSSTPTDFGSWVWNILFKLKLHAFDSNHHAQLSLVVDESPPLDIAPDLQEYEWLQPIAHTADELLPCGIFLSLSISRVGHCREQVLSTGLKCISTLVLKKQYAAAIKCLSHVLPLFYMRQEMLLANQQFLVDLQTLVFVDSTSLAAVRRLAGYEHERCVLELLAGTMAHHVKQAKHWGFPSLPVRLWASLLLHLPNIAMHKVASKSKGQSDVMYLLDTLAQLAYFEADCLESVVEQLAALLNNLAERATAPLTMKTWPTVVPFDSAPSFPWFALVSMLAEAVLPSVSVMWEAVLRTLTSHECTAAVKKAMQAPLDVLLLYRWARQALVTDAEHPALPLIWQQFFFLYLQRCPDGGSSGPRLFKCGGFSSLLKKVKQRVTDLVDHFSKCSAGEEKGTLPKILCERLLRVYRAFGLWLEDKQVLGAGDNLASLPSQYCPEILCATLQGNSQLWHELVSMEAWRSQLQGLELAIFSPAVASLRKCPNDVPASRKAVIFPLRTHDKPIPAPNVPRLIPVIPPAPLVASEVRELVASQMRALRDQAVNVNGQLDRLAQLDEAHQTELLPALYKNVMAHVTLVRSCGSDCSGAVYLNLTFYEARQDPEILLKVKQNRTEWLATVTVPAYASCCAIVQLEACLTQLVQRHRQALPTDKAALEALGSDVFFDMVRAAHKETTSYSPTRQFVTLCLDMLGQEFVSNKASQCLPVLQAMLRDPGTISHVSPFFTPAAADDEQYVHMYHLLSSCLVPALHSPVFALLSKFALPHWLKSHTPSRAVRGQLLVSLEMMLKKCGHNPEIAMLPLVELLCSHLRSLLQFSFPQQYAPVVTMLLRGTSSCSIPVVTWNILIEALRYSTSGSAAQAKDANAKNLCTLSLDELTETLAAATAHFSMLRTSDASLVKDCLYGTVTPYLLVLGDFFSIIVHNYIWKKVNSLKDDLQEAVKSVLQLYGPWLELTQETNAHVPWLPRDTGKAVHMAHSLVDALTFFHGRCCNVANISVMSLVWQHYFVKYVWTNPPQYITDTVQAAFYKLPWSQFSPSVEDVRLACKLLDVKYAAHQTFLAQVFVQVPWQACLCEALHLAPELLVDYCSSFAELVLGLAWHPNMSTFIATSLGPLREHNWEVVPVNVVWRLQKVFASSCNVHQLLKLSPGIEKTVLEFVATLSCMHRPGSENDSHKQHAFVSTLVGLYSSALDVADAKDLVSLLSHLLDSCENVQGPVVLLGRALSLLDSCQEGSPQAQALVEGLLPWLEARAGQPILLSVLTAACINVASVQQLVRVTEACLTAFLEGTLVDDGGWAHAVTALQVPELTLTNFLEQCICQAAHLTQLIYVLHCLPRCCSLEDEWTLLDQLANWVSRGCATCTSEASEPKLLLLWFKLLVLSVRQLDFGDRPEAVHSLLAKFCSALGTLGEDRDTSGLLGALGMGRRSMVSAAFRLCCRAVAAFVATRLDNSSALANQTLSRLRSLQTSKAYLPLSREVQEALDIVRDASRGAIRDSLHLMNKLVNSLYREKVLLRILVFWQRAVMPGGV; this is translated from the coding sequence ATGGAAGAGGCAGTGAGTTCCCGTAAAAAGACATCCGCAACCAAATCCCGCGGCCGGGAAGACCACCCAGCATCAGAAGTCGGCGATAGTGAAGATGGAGCGGTGTCACGCCGAAACGAGGAAGTTTGTGACAACGATAGCGAGTCGCCGCCTCCCCTCGCTTCTAAAGTTGCGCATTCAACAGCGTGTCAGGACGGCACCGCTTTGCTGCCGAAGCGTTCTCGGGCCGCTAATCGAGGTGAGACATTTGATGACAACCGGCGAGAAGAGATGGAAGTCGAGCCGCAGTCCACAGAGGCGGCTTCCGCCGTTGTCAGTGCACCGCAAGTGGCACCTAGCACGCCCGTCTACGCTCCCACTGAAGTGCGCAGCAGTGGCAGTTGTCCTACAGAAACGAAAGAAAGTGAGACGACAGAAATGGGCCCGGCCGTTCCTCAAGAAATGCCGTCCGCCCTTGCGGGTAAGTCGGGCGTTGGGTGCAACTACAGGAACGAAGTAGGAACGAGTGATCCAACGGGAACCCCTTCGGCTCCACCAAATTTTCCTACAGACACGTACGATGACCTACCCTCGGCCCCACCAACGTTTTCTTTGGTCACTTGCGATGATCCACCTTCTGCCCCACCAACGTTTCCTGTGAACGCTTGCCATGATCTACCGTCTGCCCCACCAACGTTTCCTGTGGACACTTGCAATGATCCATCTTCTGCCCCACCAACATTTCCTGTGAACACTTGCCATGGTCCACCGTCTGCCCCACCAACGTTTCCTCTGGACACTTGCGAAGATCCACCTTCTGCCCCACCAACGTTTCCTGCGGACACGCACAATGACCTGTGCGGTTTTCTTGCGATTTACGATGGCGCACCAACTTCTCAAACTCAAGTTTCAAGTTGCCAAGTTACTACTGTTTTGTCACCGATGGCATGTGGCTACGATGTGCTCGGTCGAAGCAACGACGTCGGCAGACATTATCCCGAAATTTCAGGCATTTTTGACAACCGCACGAGAGCTAGACCGCTCTCAGAAGATCAAGTACTTCGGCTGTACGGAGGTGCCTGGTTGAACGGGAGAAAAGGCATGGTAGCCGACTTTGTCACTCTGAACCAAGAAAAGAACCTGAATCGTCACAGCCTGTATGTGTTGCTGGCAAACTACTTGCGATCCAGGGAGCTCCTGAGCGAGACGACGAGCCTCTTGGAGAAATTACGAGAAGAGATGGCCCACTGCGAATCAAATGTGTGGGATATGGTGTCAGCCTCGGTGACAGGATCCGGGAGTTGTGGTGACAACAAGCAGTTCAGTGGAACACACCGTTTCAATCAAGCTCAGTACAACGGTGCTGTTGCATCGCGCCTAGCCTCGTGTTCTCAGCAGATGCATGCTTTACTGAGGGAGAAACATGTTGTTTGCATGCACAATGTCAGCACCATCAGGGTCCAAATCGATTACCACATTCAGCTGGTTGTCGATGGCGCTTCGCTCGGGGGCATGCAGAGCAGTACGCCCGTCACCTTCAAAATGCACCCAAAACCAAACTGTGATGTCTCTGAACTTATGTCGTGCATTAGTgtcctgtttttgtttttaagAAAGGGTGCGAAAGACAAAGCCTTTGTGGATGAAGTGCAGTCGTGGCTGCAAATGTTGTCCAACTTGCTGCTACGTGTAGCTTCTCTGGCCGACCACTTCTTCTTGCTAAACCATGTGCTTAGTTGTCCGCCAGGGATTCACAAGTGGGCGGTAAGCTTGGTCCAAGTGCCCAATCCCCTGCTGTCACCTGAAGACTCTGACTGCAACCAAATGCTTGACTACGCCCTGACAGTATTAGCCACCATACTGTCGCCAGTAAAAGCTTTTAAAGAGTACTTGCAGTCCTTGCAGAAGAACGAGCTGGCCTCAGCCCTTAGCTGCAGGGAAAGTGATGTTGTCGCCCTGCTGAACCAAGTACCATTCATCGATATCCTCAATCTTTTGCATGCCGCAACTTGGACGTCGGAGCAACATGTTCTGGAGGTGATAGCAGTGGCATCGCAAGTGATCTCTATCCTCCACACTGGCCTGTACACCTACAGTGGTCCACGATATAAGCATTTGTCCAAGAAAATTGCTCGCCTGATTTCTCTTGCCATGCACAGTGTGGCTGACTTGTGGAAGAGTTTTCAGCCGATGCACGACAAGATTGACCCCGCTCACCTCGCACATCTGCAAGTTGAGTACGATCAACTATTTCTACGAGCTGTCAATGGCATCTATCACTCGCAAGGAACAGGGGCATGGCAGTTCATGGTGGGCCTCCCCTATGCATCAATTTCTGCAGCTGCGACTTGGCAGGTGCTGTGGCTCCTGCATAAGAGCCATGAGAAGGATCCACATGAGATTTGTCTATCTCCTCTTGAAATTTGCCATGAGCTGCGTCGCAGGAATCAAAGGCTTTCTTTCAACGAAAGGCTGAGTCAGGTTCCGCATTCGGAGATATTCTTCTTGATGACTGCACTTGTGGACATGGCAGACAGCCCTGCCCTTGCCTACATTGTTGCTGTTGACGTCTTTGAGGTCACGTACCTTAATATTAACCTAAGAAGTTCACTTGCCAAAGATGGTCGTGACCTGCTTTCCGCCCTCGCACTGAAGCAGCCATTTGTTGTGTCGGTGCTCTTGGATGCAATCGAAAACCACATGTTGATACTGGGTGCAATGTCGTGCTATCTGATGGACGCAATGCCGCTGGAGTTGTGGCATCCTGACAAAGAAGACCTTGACATCGTAGCCCATTTCCTGCTCTGCTATCCCCTAGACTCGCCTCAGAGTCTACTGGCAAGGATGCTGATTGATGCTCTGAACTACGGCAAGAATGAGCAGGGCCAGCTGTACCTGGAACGCAGCCTACACCAGTTTGTTGGAGTGCTGCTGCTCGAGTCTTACAAGAAGTTCTGCTCTGACAGTGTTCACAAACAAGCACGCTATCTGCCTTTCGTTGAGGCTGGTACTTGCAAGTCCTCAACACCCACAGACTTCGGCAGCTGGGTCTGGAATATTCTTTTTAAACTAAAGCTGCATGCTTTTGACAGTAACCACCACGCTCAGCTCAGCCTTGTTGTGGATGAAAGTCCGCCTTTGGACATTGCACCAGATCTTCAAGAGTATGAATGGCTCCAGCCAATTGCACATACCGCTGATGAACTGTTGCCTTGCGgtatttttttgtctctttctattTCAAGAGTGGGTCACTGCAGGGAACAAGTGCTTTCCACTGGTCTTAAGTGTATCTCAACACTAGTACTTAAGAAGCAGTACGCAGCTGCTATAAAGTGCCTGAGTCATGTTCTTCCACTTTTCTACATGCGGCAGGAGATGCTCCTTGCTAACCAGCAGTTTTTGGTAGATCTCCAAACCCTTGTTTTCGTTGACAGTACTAGCTTGGCTGCAGTTCGGAGACTGGCGGGATACGAGCATGAGCGTTGTGTGCTTGAGCTGCTGGCTGGCACAATGGCCCATCATGTCAAGCAGGCCAAGCATTGGGGCTTCCCTTCACTACCTGTCAGGCTTTGGGCATCATTGCTTTTGCACTTGCCAAATATCGCTATGCACAAGGTGGCCTCCAAGTCCAAGGGCCAGAGCGATGTAATGTACCTTCTTGACACACTGGCACAGCTAGCTTATTTCGAGGCAGACTGCCTCGAAAGTGTCGTGGAACAGCTCGCAGCATTGCTGAACAACCTTGCCGAACGGGCAACTGCACCATTGACCATGAAGACCTGGCCCACAGTGGTGCCTTTTGACTCTGCACCGTCATTTCCCTGGTTCGCTCTTGTCAGCATGCTTGCAGAAGCCGTGCTGCCCAGTGTGTCAGTCATGTGGGAGGCTGTGCTCCGTACTTTAACATCTCATGAATGCACTGCTGCAGTCAAAAAGGCAATGCAGGCGCCCTTGGATGTTCTTTTGCTGTACCGCTGGGCCCGTCAAGCTCTTGTCACTGATGCAGAACATCCAGCTCTTCCTCTGATATGGCAGCAGTTCTTTTTTCTCTACCTGCAAAGGTGCCCTGATGGCGGTAGTTCAGGTCCACGTTTGTTTAAGTGTGGTGGGTTTTCATCTTTGCTGAAGAAAGTGAAACAACGAGTGACCGATCTAGTGGACCATTTCTCCAAGTGCTCTGCAGGTGAAGAGAAGGGCACATTGCCAAAGATTCTGTGTGAGAGACTCCTGAGAGTGTATCGTGCTTTTGGCTTGTGGTTAGAGGACAAGCAAGTTTTGGGAGCAGGCGACAACCTTGCTTCATTACCATCACAGTACTGTCCCGAGATATTGTGTGCCACTCTCCAAGGCAACAGTCAGCTCTGGCACGAGCTTGTGTCAATGGAGGCATGGCGAAGTCAGCTGCAAGGCCTGGAACTGGCCATATTCTCACCTGCAGTAGCCAGCCTGAGAAAATGCCCAAACGATGTGCCAGCGTCTAGAAAGGCCGTGATTTTTCCATTGAGAACTCACGATAAGCCCATTCCAGCACCTAATGTGCCCAGACTGATACCTGTCATTCCGCCTGCACCACTTGTTGCATCAGAAGTGCGTGAGCTGGTTGCTTCGCAAATGAGGGCACTTCGGGACCAGGCAGTCAACGTTAATGGCCAACTGGACAGGTTGGCACAGTTAGACGAAGCACACCAAACTGAATTGCTGCCCGCCCTATACAAGAATGTTATGGCGCATGTGACTCTGGTACGCTCGTGCGGTTCCGACTGCAGTGGCGCAGTCTACTTAAACCTGACATTCTATGAGGCCCGTCAGGATCCTGAAATCCTGCTAAAGGTAAAGCAAAACCGGACCGAGTGGCTTGCCACCGTGACAGTGCCAGCATATGCTAGCTGCTGCGCCATTGTTCAACTGGAAGCATGCCTCACCCAGCTGGTCCAAAGGCACCGCCAGGCTTTGCCCACTGACAAGGCAGCACTCGAAGCGCTTGGGAGCGACGTGTTTTTTGACATGGTTCGGGCAGCTCATAAAGAGACTACCAGCTACTCTCCCACACGACAGTTTGTGACTCTATGCCTGGACATGTTGGGCCAGGAATTTGTGTCCAACAAGGCCAGTCAATGCCTGCCGGTACTACAAGCAATGCTCAGGGATCCAGGCACTATAAGCCACGTGTCCCCATTCTTCACTCCTGCAGCAGCTGATGATGAACAGTATGTTCACATGTATCACTTGTTAAGCTCTTGCCTAGTCCCAGCTCTCCACAGCCCTGTCTTCGCGTTGCTGTCCAAGTTTGCCCTCCCGCATTGGCTGAAAAGCCATACGCCAAGTCGGGCTGTGCGGGGCCAGTTGCTGGTCTCCTTGGAGATGATGCTAAAAAAATGTGGACATAATCCGGAAATAGCTATGCTGCCATTGGTCGAGCTTCTCTGTTCCCACTTGCGGAGCTTGTTACAGTTCAGCTTTCCTCAGCAATATGCACCTGTGGTTACCATGCTTCTGAGGGGCACATCGTCCTGCTCAATCCCCGTAGTCACTTGGAACATTCTCATTGAGGCACTGCGCTACAGTACTTCTGGCAGTGCAGCACAGGCTAAAGATGCAAATGCAAAGAATCTATGCACCTTGTCACTGGATGAATTAACGGAGACTCTGGCTGCTGCAACAGCTCACTTTTCCATGCTCCGAACATCTGATGCCTCCTTAGTCAAAGATTGCCTCTATGGCACTGTGACGCCGTATCTTTTAGTGCTGGGTGATTTCTTCAGCATTATCGTGCACAACTACATATGGAAAAAAGTGAACTCTCTGAAGGACGACTTACAGGAGGCTGTCAAGAGTGTGCTGCAGCTGTATGGGCCCTGGCTGGAGCTTACACAAGAGACAAATGCCCATGTGCCATGGCTCCCAAGAGACACTGGCAAAGCAGTCCACATGGCACACTCACTTGTTGATGCACTAACTTTCTTTCATGGCCGCTGTTGCAATGTGGCAAACATCAGTGTCATGTCTTTGGTGTGGCAGCACTATTTTGTCAAGTACGTCTGGACAAACCCACCACAGTACATCACGGATACTGTGCAGGCTGCATTTTACAAGCTGCCATGGTCACAGTTCTCACCTTCTGTGGAGGATGTGAGGCTTGCCTGTAAGTTGTTGGATGTAAAGTATGCTGCCCACCAAACTTTCCTGGCACAAGTGTTCGTGCAAGTGCCATGGCAAGCATGTCTttgcgaagcactgcacctggcCCCTGAGCTTCTAGTGGACTATTGTTCCTCCTTTGCTGAACTTGTCCTTGGCCTTGCATGGCATCCAAACATGTCCACATTCATCGCAACTTCTCTCGGTCCCCTGCGTGAACACAACTGGGAAGTAGTGCCAGTGAATGTTGTATGGCGCCTGCAGAAGGTGTTTGCCAGCAGTTGCAACGTGCACCAACTCCTGAAACTGAGCCCTGGAATTGAGAAGACAGTGCTGGAGTTTGTGGCCACGTTGTCATGCATGCATCGTCCAGGCTCTGAGAATGACTCCCACAAGCAGCACGCATTTGTGAGCACACTCGTTGGACTGTACAGCTCGGCTCTCGACGTTGCTGATGCCAAAGATCTCGTTTCACTGCTTTCACACCTTCTTGATAGCTGTGAGAATGTGCAGGGTCCTGTGGTTCTCTTGGGGCGTGCCCTCTCGCTCCTGGACAGCTGTCAGGAGGGCAGTCCGCAGGCACAGGCATTGGTAGAAGGCTTGTTACCCTGGTTGGAGGCTCGCGCGGGACAGCCGATCTTGCTCTCTGTGCTTACTGCAGCCTGCATCAATGTTGCTTCAGTGCAGCAACTTGTGCGCGTTACTGAGGCCTGCCTCACTGCATTTCTTGAAGGGACTCTTGTAGACGATGGTGGCTGGGCTCATGCTGTTACTGCTCTCCAAGTTCCTGAACTGACCTTGACCAACTTTCTGGAGCAGTGCATTTGCCAAGCAGCGCATCTGACTCAGCTAATCTATGTGCTGCACTGCTTGCCTCGATGCTGCTCCCTCGAGGACGAATGGACTCTGTTGGACCAGCTGGCCAATTGGGTGTCTCGAGGATGTGCGACTTGCACGAGTGAAGCTTCCGAACCGAAGCTGCTGTTGCTCTGGTTCAAACTGCTGGTCTTGAGCGTGCGCCAGCTTGATTTTGGCGATCGTCCAGAAGCGGTCCACAGCCTGTTAGCCAAGTTTTGCTCCGCACTCGGCACACTCGGCGAGGACCGCGACACCAGTGGCCTTTTGGGAGCCCTTGGTATGGGGCGCCGATCGATGGTTTCCGCGGCATTTCGACTGTGCTGTAGGGCGGTGGCCGCCTTTGTGGCTACGCGGCTTGACAATAGTTCGGCCCTCGCCAACCAGACGCTCTCTCGACTTCGCAGCCTGCAGACTTCGAAGGCGTATCTACCACTGTCGCGGGAAGTTCAAGAAGCCCTGGACATCGTACGAGATGCTAGTCGTGGTGCCATTAGGGACAGTCTACATCTCATGAACAAGCTTGTAAACTCATTGTACCGTGAGAAGGTGTTATTGCGTATCCTTGTTTTCTGGCAGCGTGCAGTGATGCCTGGGGGCGTATGA